In Halorientalis sp. LT38, a genomic segment contains:
- the hemL gene encoding glutamate-1-semialdehyde 2,1-aminomutase encodes MTHEQSRDLYDRALSVLPGGVNSAVRAAIEPYPPFIERGDGGHVIDADGDRYVDWVMGLGPLLYGHEQPDPVEAAVQSHASAGPMYGMPTEIEVEHAEFVARHVPSVEMCRFVNSGTEATVSACRLARAHTGRDKIVVMQGGYHGAQETTLVEGEYDDVRPSSPGIPQSFADETLAIPFNDEEAAHRVFEDYGDEIAAVLVEPILANYGIVRPVDGYHETLRDLTDEHGSLLIFDEVITGFRVGGLQCAQGKFGIEPDLTTFGKLIGGGFPVGAIGGPARLMEQFTPSGDVFQAGTFSGHPVTMAAGLESLRYAAENDVHDHIHDLGEQLRTGLAEIVADQAPEYTVTGVDGMFKLIFTREAPDTFEGHCDGACEQRESCPRFEHCPKNAADVAAGETDRWRRVFWPRMKEQGIFLSQNQYESQFVSYSHTESDVEETLEAYKEAL; translated from the coding sequence ATGACTCACGAGCAGTCGCGCGACCTGTACGACCGGGCGCTCTCGGTGCTGCCCGGCGGCGTCAACTCCGCCGTGCGGGCGGCGATCGAGCCCTATCCCCCGTTCATCGAGCGGGGCGACGGCGGCCACGTCATAGACGCCGACGGCGATCGGTACGTCGACTGGGTGATGGGCCTCGGCCCGCTGCTGTACGGCCACGAGCAGCCCGACCCCGTCGAGGCGGCCGTCCAGTCCCACGCCAGCGCGGGCCCGATGTACGGCATGCCCACCGAGATCGAGGTCGAACACGCCGAGTTCGTCGCCCGACACGTCCCCAGCGTCGAGATGTGTCGCTTCGTGAACTCGGGCACCGAGGCGACCGTCTCTGCCTGCCGACTCGCGCGGGCCCACACCGGCCGCGACAAGATCGTCGTCATGCAGGGTGGCTACCACGGCGCCCAGGAGACAACCCTCGTCGAGGGCGAGTACGACGACGTCCGACCCTCCAGCCCCGGGATTCCCCAGTCCTTCGCCGACGAGACGCTCGCGATCCCCTTCAACGACGAGGAGGCCGCTCACCGCGTCTTCGAGGACTACGGCGACGAGATCGCGGCCGTCCTCGTCGAACCGATCCTCGCCAACTACGGCATCGTCCGCCCGGTCGACGGCTACCACGAGACGCTGCGCGACCTCACCGACGAGCACGGCTCGCTGTTGATCTTCGACGAAGTGATCACGGGATTCCGCGTCGGCGGCCTCCAGTGCGCCCAGGGGAAATTCGGGATCGAACCGGACCTGACCACCTTCGGCAAGCTCATCGGCGGCGGCTTCCCCGTCGGCGCGATCGGCGGCCCCGCCCGACTCATGGAGCAGTTCACCCCCTCCGGCGACGTGTTCCAGGCCGGGACGTTCTCGGGCCACCCCGTCACGATGGCCGCCGGCCTCGAATCGCTCCGCTACGCCGCCGAGAACGACGTCCACGACCACATCCACGACCTCGGCGAGCAGTTGCGCACGGGACTGGCCGAGATCGTCGCGGACCAGGCCCCCGAGTACACCGTCACCGGCGTCGACGGGATGTTCAAACTGATCTTCACTCGGGAGGCCCCGGATACCTTCGAAGGACACTGCGACGGTGCCTGCGAACAGCGCGAGTCCTGTCCGCGCTTCGAGCACTGTCCGAAAAACGCCGCGGACGTCGCCGCCGGCGAGACCGACCGCTGGCGGCGCGTCTTCTGGCCCAGGATGAAAGAGCAGGGGATCTTCCTCAGCCAGAACCAGTACGAGTCCCAGTTCGTCAGCTATTCACACACCGAGTCGGACGTCGAGGAGACGCTCGAGGCGTACAAGGAAGCGCTGTAA
- a CDS encoding OsmC family protein — MASEDPQTETVQHGVDVGDHMAFVDWLEANPEDGRIEFRARGVAEDAVNRTSAAIDEWSLGGEEMGGDRDHTLEFGLPADLEESLGFADPEERYEAIEGALAGLTACINGTIAFNAVREGLAVEEIETRVRVPTDLRVLFGIHDVDRADEMFDEPMIDVTVTGTDLDGEDVERIREYPKRSPVYNLVTLAHANEPSVTVEQA; from the coding sequence ATGGCTTCCGAAGATCCACAGACTGAGACAGTACAGCACGGCGTCGACGTCGGCGACCACATGGCGTTCGTGGACTGGCTCGAAGCGAACCCCGAGGACGGCCGCATCGAGTTCCGCGCCCGCGGCGTCGCGGAGGACGCGGTCAACCGAACCTCGGCCGCCATCGACGAGTGGTCGCTGGGCGGCGAGGAGATGGGCGGCGACCGCGACCACACGCTCGAGTTCGGCCTGCCCGCGGACCTCGAGGAGAGCCTGGGCTTTGCCGACCCCGAGGAGCGCTACGAGGCGATCGAGGGCGCGCTCGCCGGCCTCACGGCCTGCATCAACGGGACCATCGCGTTCAACGCGGTCCGGGAGGGACTCGCCGTCGAGGAGATCGAGACGCGGGTGCGCGTGCCGACCGACCTCCGCGTCCTCTTCGGCATCCACGACGTGGACCGGGCCGACGAGATGTTCGACGAACCGATGATCGACGTCACGGTCACCGGGACCGACCTCGACGGCGAGGACGTGGAACGGATCCGCGAGTACCCGAAGCGCTCGCCGGTGTACAACCTCGTGACGCTGGCACACGCGAACGAGCCGTCGGTCACGGTCGAACAGGCGTAG
- a CDS encoding formate/nitrite transporter family protein has product MAVAPDPEEIYDRAVDEGERRLDQSLLELLATSFIAGFTIVFGTVALAIVHAAVPDGFGRLDAVAGALAFGLGVVFLVVGRAELFNENFFDPIAAAIERDEFPVGELLRLWTVTFALNLVGGGLMVAIFWVEGTLPAGTEQALRSFAEHTASRSTVGTFTSAIVGGALVALLSHFLAAVNSVGSRISMSYAVGFLLALGPFEHAIVTMLHAFFGVLYGAPIGVGEFAALTGVITAGNVVGGIGLVTLTHVAQALGARR; this is encoded by the coding sequence GTGGCGGTCGCACCCGATCCCGAGGAGATCTACGACCGGGCCGTCGACGAGGGGGAACGCCGGCTCGACCAGTCGCTGCTCGAACTGCTCGCGACGAGTTTCATCGCCGGCTTCACGATCGTCTTCGGAACCGTCGCACTCGCCATCGTCCACGCCGCCGTGCCCGACGGATTCGGCCGCCTCGACGCCGTCGCCGGGGCGCTCGCGTTCGGCCTCGGCGTCGTCTTCCTCGTCGTCGGCCGCGCCGAACTGTTCAACGAGAACTTCTTCGACCCGATCGCCGCCGCCATCGAACGCGACGAGTTCCCCGTCGGTGAACTACTGCGCCTGTGGACCGTGACCTTCGCGCTGAACCTCGTCGGCGGCGGCCTGATGGTCGCCATCTTCTGGGTCGAGGGGACGCTCCCGGCCGGGACCGAGCAGGCCCTGCGCTCGTTCGCCGAACACACTGCCAGCCGGTCGACGGTCGGGACGTTCACCAGTGCCATCGTCGGGGGTGCGCTCGTCGCCTTGCTCTCGCACTTCCTCGCCGCGGTCAACAGCGTGGGGAGTCGGATCTCGATGTCCTACGCCGTGGGTTTCCTGCTGGCGCTCGGTCCCTTCGAGCACGCCATCGTGACGATGCTGCACGCCTTCTTCGGCGTCCTCTACGGAGCCCCGATCGGCGTCGGCGAGTTCGCGGCGCTGACGGGTGTCATCACCGCCGGCAACGTCGTGGGCGGGATCGGTCTGGTCACACTCACCCACGTCGCCCAGGCGCTTGGCGCGCGGCGGTGA
- a CDS encoding HVO_0234 family beta-propeller protein — MSDEGISLDEKRVYGEKTGTTELYVAAELGVAVVAVSADIVGEFSLAHRCAARDVAAGPEFLAVATDEDVLVSHEGSYADTDFGPAVAVGFDKGDLLAAGPDGRVARREDQGWTELGTVADVRAIDGGLLGAADGIYRVGDGLEHVGLSDVRDVATGGTPLAATGDGLYYLGPGWAKALDGAFTAAASAPDRGHAATADALYEHTDDEWSEVDVPTDEPIAAVAHGPEAGAYAVTERGTVLVSVGDGWRDRALGLPGVSAVAVAPES; from the coding sequence ATGAGCGACGAGGGCATCAGCCTCGACGAGAAGCGCGTCTACGGCGAGAAGACCGGGACGACGGAGCTGTACGTCGCCGCGGAGCTGGGCGTGGCGGTCGTCGCCGTCTCGGCCGACATCGTCGGCGAGTTCTCGCTGGCCCACCGCTGTGCCGCCCGCGACGTGGCCGCCGGCCCCGAGTTCCTCGCCGTCGCCACCGACGAGGACGTGCTGGTCAGCCACGAGGGGAGCTACGCCGACACCGACTTCGGCCCGGCGGTCGCCGTCGGGTTCGACAAGGGCGACCTGCTCGCTGCGGGCCCCGACGGTCGAGTCGCTCGCCGCGAGGATCAGGGGTGGACGGAGCTCGGAACGGTCGCTGACGTCCGGGCGATCGACGGCGGCCTGCTCGGCGCGGCGGACGGGATCTACCGCGTCGGCGACGGCCTGGAACACGTCGGCCTCTCGGACGTACGCGACGTGGCGACCGGCGGGACCCCACTGGCCGCCACCGGGGACGGGCTCTACTACCTCGGCCCGGGCTGGGCGAAAGCGCTCGACGGGGCGTTCACGGCCGCCGCGAGCGCGCCGGATCGGGGCCACGCCGCCACCGCCGACGCGCTCTACGAGCACACCGACGACGAGTGGAGCGAAGTCGACGTCCCGACCGACGAACCCATCGCCGCCGTGGCTCACGGGCCGGAAGCAGGGGCATACGCCGTCACCGAGCGCGGCACGGTACTGGTGTCCGTCGGCGACGGCTGGCGCGACCGGGCACTGGGCCTGCCGGGCGTGAGCGCCGTCGCCGTCGCGCCCGAATCGTGA
- a CDS encoding DMT family transporter, with amino-acid sequence MNPYALLAAAIASELFATTSLKLSAGFSKPLPSVGVVVGYGAAFYLLAAVLEELPVGLVYATWAALGIVGIAAVGVVAFDETVDLAGLAGIACILAGVVLLNVVSGMSAH; translated from the coding sequence GTGAACCCCTACGCCCTCCTCGCCGCCGCCATCGCCTCCGAACTGTTCGCGACCACCTCGCTGAAGCTCTCGGCGGGGTTCTCGAAGCCGCTCCCGAGCGTCGGCGTCGTGGTCGGCTACGGCGCGGCCTTCTACCTGCTCGCCGCGGTCCTCGAAGAGTTGCCTGTCGGCTTGGTCTACGCGACGTGGGCCGCGCTGGGTATCGTCGGCATCGCGGCCGTCGGTGTCGTGGCCTTCGACGAGACGGTCGACCTCGCGGGGCTGGCCGGCATCGCCTGCATCCTCGCCGGCGTCGTCCTCCTCAACGTCGTGAGCGGGATGTCCGCCCACTGA
- a CDS encoding ribose-phosphate diphosphokinase → MIVSGSSSQSLAAALAAATDLDLAPVSFDRFPDGELMAQVPHFDADEAVVVAATDTSDAHVELLQLQDAVREAGATEVTTVLPYMGYARQDAAFESGQPVSARAMAKALSTGTDRVLTVNPHEPAIVDHFDVPAETVDAAALLAEPLPEDLTEPVFLSPDEGAIDIADTVQDAYGRGETDYFEKTRLSGTEVEIEPRDADVEGRDVVLTDDIVATGSTMSESVAALDDMGAARIFVTCVHPMLAADARTKLARAGVEAIYGTDTLERAVSAVSVAPAIAERL, encoded by the coding sequence ATGATCGTCAGTGGGTCCAGTTCCCAGTCGCTCGCCGCCGCGCTGGCCGCGGCGACCGACTTGGACCTCGCGCCCGTCTCCTTCGACCGGTTCCCCGACGGGGAACTGATGGCACAGGTGCCGCACTTCGACGCCGACGAGGCGGTGGTCGTCGCCGCGACCGACACCAGCGACGCGCACGTCGAGTTGCTCCAGCTCCAGGACGCCGTCCGCGAGGCCGGCGCGACGGAGGTCACGACCGTCCTCCCCTACATGGGCTACGCCCGCCAGGACGCGGCTTTCGAGTCCGGCCAGCCCGTCTCCGCCCGCGCGATGGCCAAAGCGCTGAGTACTGGAACCGACCGCGTGCTGACCGTCAACCCACACGAGCCAGCGATCGTCGACCACTTCGACGTACCGGCCGAGACCGTCGACGCGGCGGCCCTGCTGGCAGAGCCGCTCCCCGAGGACCTGACGGAACCGGTCTTCCTCTCGCCCGACGAGGGCGCCATCGACATCGCCGACACGGTACAGGACGCCTACGGTCGCGGCGAGACGGACTACTTCGAGAAGACCCGCCTCTCGGGTACCGAGGTCGAGATCGAACCCCGCGACGCCGACGTCGAGGGCCGGGACGTCGTGCTGACCGACGACATCGTCGCCACCGGCTCGACGATGTCCGAGTCCGTCGCCGCGCTGGACGACATGGGCGCCGCGCGTATCTTCGTCACCTGCGTCCACCCGATGCTCGCCGCCGACGCCCGGACGAAACTCGCCCGCGCCGGCGTCGAAGCGATTTATGGAACCGACACGCTGGAGCGGGCCGTCAGCGCGGTCAGCGTCGCGCCCGCGATCGCCGAACGGCTCTGA
- the ileS gene encoding isoleucine--tRNA ligase: MSRFEPVDDQYEPHALEDAVFEHWDAVDAYERTTEHRADGERYFFVDGPPYTSGAAHMGTTWNKTLKDCYIRYLRMQGYDVTDRPGYDMHGLPIETKVEERLGFENKKDIEEFGEQAFIEECKDFAEEQLEGLQEDFKSFGVWMDWDDPYKTVRPEYMEAAWWGFEKAHERGLVEQGQRSISQCPRCETAIANNEVEYEHVDDPSIYVKFPLREREGHLVIWTTTPWTVPANTFVAVDGDATYQAVEATKNGETEVLYLHEETVEDVLQEGRYDDYEIRDEVSGEEMVGWTYDHPLREEVPDAPDGEGTLQVYTADYVEADRTGLVHSAPGHGEVDFERGQELGLDIFCPVGPDGVYEDAAGDYAGEFVKDADAAIMDDLDAKGLLLSRDTVHHDYGHCWRCDTGIIQMVTDQWFITVTDIKDELLDNIEDSEWYPQEARDNRFRDFVEDSPDWNVSRQRYWGIPIPIWTPEDWSGGMDDAIVVGTREELAERVDQDIDPDEVDIHKGTVDDLTITEDGTTYTRVGDVFDVWLDSSVATWGTLNYPEQEGEFEELWPADLIIEAHDQTRGWFWSQLGMGTAALGEVPYEQVMMHGWALDSDGRKMSKSIGNVVEPGEAIERHGRDPMRLFLLSVTGQADDMKFSWEEMAEMQRRLNILWNVFRFPLPYMRMDEFSPDDVDLEYAETELVDEWVLSRLQSVEETMTEHFEAFEQDKALDALLEFVVEDVSRFYVQVVRERMWEEGDSDSKAAAYATLYRVLEETVALIAPFAPFVAEEIYGNLTGDAGYPTVHMCDWPEPDEFWQDRDLEDEVEVARAVEEAGSNARQQAERSLRWPIQRVVVAVDDEAAASAVESQRDLLTERLNARELELIGPGDSWGELAYSAEADMSLLGPEFGDDAGRVMNALNEASVTEPTVEALEAAVEDALGESVDLTEEMVEFVTQTPDDVTGVAFDVDGEELGVVYIDASLTEDIESEGYAREVIRRVQEMRKDLDLDLEERIRVELDVGDDRVADLVREHEALIAEEVRADEFGAVEDGLRKEWEVEGVEMEIAVESLAAAEASD; the protein is encoded by the coding sequence ATGAGCAGGTTCGAGCCGGTGGACGACCAGTACGAGCCCCACGCGCTCGAAGACGCGGTCTTCGAGCACTGGGACGCGGTCGACGCCTACGAGCGGACGACGGAGCACCGGGCCGACGGCGAGCGCTACTTCTTCGTCGACGGGCCGCCGTACACCTCCGGGGCCGCCCACATGGGGACCACCTGGAACAAGACGCTGAAGGACTGCTACATCCGCTATCTCCGCATGCAGGGGTACGACGTGACCGACCGCCCGGGCTACGACATGCACGGGCTCCCCATCGAGACGAAGGTCGAGGAGCGCCTGGGCTTCGAGAACAAGAAGGACATCGAGGAGTTCGGCGAGCAGGCGTTCATCGAGGAGTGCAAGGACTTCGCCGAAGAACAGCTCGAGGGCCTGCAGGAGGACTTCAAGTCCTTCGGCGTCTGGATGGACTGGGACGATCCCTACAAGACGGTGCGCCCGGAGTACATGGAGGCGGCCTGGTGGGGCTTCGAGAAGGCCCACGAACGCGGCCTCGTCGAGCAGGGCCAGCGCTCCATCTCGCAGTGTCCGCGGTGTGAGACCGCCATCGCCAACAACGAGGTCGAGTACGAACACGTCGACGACCCCTCTATCTACGTGAAGTTCCCCTTGCGAGAGCGCGAGGGCCATCTCGTCATCTGGACGACGACGCCCTGGACCGTCCCGGCGAACACCTTCGTCGCGGTCGACGGCGACGCCACCTATCAGGCCGTCGAAGCCACGAAGAACGGCGAGACGGAAGTCCTCTACCTCCACGAGGAGACCGTCGAGGACGTCCTGCAGGAGGGCCGGTACGACGATTACGAGATCCGCGATGAGGTCTCGGGCGAGGAGATGGTCGGCTGGACCTACGACCACCCGCTCCGGGAGGAAGTCCCCGATGCGCCAGACGGCGAAGGGACCTTGCAGGTCTACACCGCCGACTACGTCGAGGCCGATCGGACAGGACTGGTCCACTCCGCGCCGGGCCACGGTGAAGTCGACTTCGAGCGCGGGCAGGAACTCGGGCTCGATATCTTCTGTCCGGTGGGTCCCGACGGGGTCTACGAGGACGCCGCCGGCGACTACGCCGGCGAGTTCGTCAAGGACGCCGACGCGGCCATCATGGACGACCTCGACGCGAAGGGGCTGCTCCTCTCGCGGGACACCGTCCACCACGACTACGGCCACTGCTGGCGCTGTGACACCGGCATCATCCAGATGGTGACCGACCAGTGGTTCATCACGGTCACCGACATCAAGGACGAACTTCTCGACAACATCGAGGACAGCGAGTGGTACCCCCAGGAGGCCCGGGACAACCGCTTCCGGGACTTCGTCGAGGACTCGCCGGACTGGAACGTCTCCCGCCAGCGCTACTGGGGCATCCCGATCCCCATCTGGACGCCCGAGGACTGGAGTGGCGGGATGGACGACGCCATCGTCGTCGGCACGCGCGAGGAACTGGCCGAGCGCGTCGATCAGGACATCGATCCCGACGAGGTGGACATCCACAAGGGGACGGTCGACGACCTGACGATCACCGAGGACGGAACCACCTACACCCGCGTCGGCGACGTGTTCGACGTCTGGCTCGACTCCTCGGTCGCGACGTGGGGCACCCTGAACTACCCCGAACAGGAGGGCGAGTTCGAGGAACTGTGGCCCGCCGACCTCATCATCGAGGCCCACGACCAGACGCGTGGCTGGTTCTGGTCGCAACTCGGCATGGGCACCGCCGCGCTGGGCGAGGTGCCCTACGAGCAGGTCATGATGCACGGCTGGGCGCTGGATTCGGACGGGCGGAAGATGTCCAAGTCCATCGGCAACGTCGTCGAACCCGGCGAGGCCATCGAGCGCCACGGTCGGGACCCGATGCGCCTGTTCCTCCTCTCCGTGACCGGCCAGGCCGACGACATGAAGTTCTCCTGGGAGGAGATGGCCGAGATGCAGCGCCGGCTCAACATCCTCTGGAACGTCTTCCGGTTCCCGCTGCCGTACATGCGGATGGACGAGTTCTCGCCGGACGACGTGGACCTCGAGTACGCCGAGACGGAACTCGTCGACGAGTGGGTCCTCTCTCGCCTCCAGAGCGTCGAGGAGACCATGACCGAGCACTTCGAGGCCTTCGAGCAGGATAAGGCCCTCGACGCCCTGCTCGAGTTCGTCGTCGAGGACGTCTCGCGCTTCTACGTGCAGGTCGTCCGCGAGCGCATGTGGGAGGAAGGCGACAGCGACTCGAAGGCGGCCGCCTACGCCACGCTCTACCGCGTGCTCGAGGAGACGGTCGCGCTGATCGCCCCCTTCGCCCCCTTCGTCGCCGAGGAGATCTACGGCAACCTGACCGGAGATGCCGGCTACCCTACCGTTCACATGTGCGACTGGCCCGAACCCGACGAGTTCTGGCAGGACCGGGACCTCGAGGACGAGGTCGAGGTCGCTCGCGCCGTCGAGGAGGCGGGCTCGAACGCTCGCCAGCAGGCCGAACGGAGCCTCCGCTGGCCGATCCAGCGCGTCGTCGTCGCCGTCGACGACGAGGCGGCTGCGAGCGCGGTCGAGAGCCAGCGCGATCTGCTGACCGAGCGGCTCAACGCCCGCGAACTGGAGCTGATCGGACCGGGCGATAGCTGGGGCGAACTGGCCTACTCCGCCGAAGCGGACATGAGTCTGCTCGGGCCCGAGTTCGGCGACGACGCCGGCCGGGTGATGAACGCCCTGAACGAGGCCAGCGTCACGGAACCGACCGTCGAGGCCCTCGAAGCCGCCGTCGAGGACGCGCTGGGCGAGTCGGTCGATCTCACCGAGGAGATGGTCGAGTTCGTCACGCAGACGCCCGACGACGTGACCGGCGTGGCCTTCGACGTCGACGGCGAGGAGCTGGGCGTCGTCTACATCGACGCGAGCCTCACCGAAGACATCGAGAGCGAGGGCTACGCCCGCGAGGTGATCCGGCGGGTCCAGGAGATGCGCAAGGACCTCGATCTGGACCTCGAAGAGCGCATCCGCGTCGAACTCGACGTGGGCGACGACCGCGTCGCAGACCTCGTCCGCGAGCACGAGGCCCTGATCGCCGAGGAGGTCCGCGCAGACGAGTTCGGGGCCGTCGAGGACGGCCTCCGGAAGGAGTGGGAGGTCGAAGGCGTCGAGATGGAGATTGCCGTGGAGTCGCTGGCGGCGGCGGAGGCGTCGGACTAA
- a CDS encoding uracil-DNA glycosylase produces MPPFPDPDEREPLADDCRRCPALVEGRECISWGNGPLDADLVVVGEAPGYGDPDADRWRGGNWTGLAYTSRHSGRRVRDLLADAGYGHENCYFTNAVKCFPADPEDPTTNREPTAEERENCRPYLREEIETVAPSVVVTTGTHATQSVFAMAGHEVDGFLDAVLEPVPWPALETTVLPLLHPSYQDVWLSRFGYSRREYVDAIRQTIRSV; encoded by the coding sequence ATGCCGCCGTTCCCGGATCCCGACGAGCGCGAACCTCTCGCCGACGACTGCCGGCGCTGTCCCGCCCTCGTCGAGGGCCGGGAGTGCATCTCGTGGGGCAACGGTCCGCTGGACGCCGACCTGGTCGTGGTGGGGGAAGCACCCGGATACGGGGACCCCGACGCCGACCGCTGGCGGGGTGGCAACTGGACCGGCCTGGCCTACACCTCGCGTCACTCCGGGCGACGGGTCCGCGACCTGCTGGCCGACGCCGGCTACGGACACGAGAACTGCTATTTCACGAACGCCGTCAAGTGCTTCCCGGCGGACCCGGAGGATCCCACGACCAACCGGGAGCCGACCGCCGAGGAGCGCGAGAACTGCCGCCCCTACCTCCGTGAGGAGATCGAGACGGTCGCGCCGAGCGTCGTCGTCACCACCGGAACCCACGCCACACAGTCCGTGTTCGCGATGGCGGGTCACGAGGTGGACGGGTTCCTCGACGCGGTACTGGAACCCGTGCCGTGGCCCGCGCTCGAGACGACGGTACTGCCGCTCTTGCACCCCTCCTACCAGGACGTCTGGCTGTCGCGGTTCGGCTACTCGCGCCGGGAGTACGTCGACGCCATCCGGCAGACAATCCGAAGCGTCTGA